In Neomonachus schauinslandi chromosome 6, ASM220157v2, whole genome shotgun sequence, a genomic segment contains:
- the LOC110574051 gene encoding proteasome subunit alpha type-1-like — protein sequence MFRNQYDNDVTVWSPQGRIHQIEYAMEAVKQGSATVGLKSKTHAVLVALKRAQSELAAHQKKILHVDNHIGISIAGLIADARLLCNFMRQECLDSRFVFDRPLPVSRLVSLIGSKTQIPTQRYGRRPYGVGLLIAGYDDMGPHIFQTCPSANYFDCRAMSIGARSQSARTYLERHMSGFMECNLNELVKHGLRALRETLPAEQDLTTKNVSIGIVGKDL from the exons ATGTTTCGCAACCAGTATGACAATGATGTCACTGTTTGGAGCCCTCAGGGCAGGATTCATCAAATTGAGTATGCAATGGAAGCTGTCAAGCAAGGTTCAGCCACAGTTGGTCTGAAATCAAAAACCCATGCAGTGTTGGTTGCATTGAAGAGAGCACAGTCAGAGCTTGCagctcatcagaaaaaaattctccatgtTGACAACCATATTGGTATCTCAATTGCGGGACTTATTGCTGATGCTAGACTGTTAT GTAATTTTATGCGCCAAGAGTGTTTGGATTCCAGATTTGTATTTGACAGACCTCTTCCTGTGTCTCGTCTTGTATCTCTAATTGGAAGCAAGACCCAGATACCAACACAACGATATGGCCGGAGACCATATGGTGTTGGGCTGCTTATTGCTGGTTATGATGATATGGGCCCTCACATTTTCCAAACCTGTCCATCTGCCAACTATTTTGACTGTAGAGCCATGTCCATTGGAGCCCGTTCTCAATCAGCTCGTACTTACTTGGAGAGACATATGTCTGGGTTTATGGAGTGCAATTTGAATGAACTGGTTAAACATGGTCTGCGTGCCTTACGAGAGACGCTTCCTGCAGAACAGGACCTAACTACAAAGAATGTTTCCATTGGAATTGTTGGTAAAGACTTG